The Bradyrhizobium ottawaense genome window below encodes:
- a CDS encoding phasin: MIEPKLEVPAELRDLAEKTIDQAEKAFGMFFDAATKSMSSVPGPGTEVSKQALVFTEQNMKSAFEHARKLVHATDLQEAMRIQSDFLRSQFTSAGDHMRQMTGSLMQQGKGKS; this comes from the coding sequence ATGATCGAACCGAAGCTCGAAGTTCCGGCCGAACTGCGCGACCTGGCCGAGAAGACAATTGATCAGGCGGAGAAGGCATTCGGCATGTTTTTCGACGCCGCCACCAAATCGATGTCGTCCGTTCCAGGACCGGGGACGGAGGTGTCGAAGCAGGCGCTGGTTTTCACTGAGCAGAACATGAAGTCGGCCTTCGAGCATGCGCGCAAGCTGGTTCATGCCACCGACCTTCAGGAAGCGATGCGAATCCAGTCCGATTTCCTGCGCAGCCAATTCACCAGCGCCGGAGATCACATGCGCCAGATGACCGGCAGTCTCATGCAACAGGGCAAAGGGAAGTCCTGA
- a CDS encoding c-type cytochrome — translation MHQHLRRICLLLAVTSSFGTSSALAANAEHGADLAKRWCASCHVVANGQTQASADVPSFASVARRPDFSPERLAFFLLDPHPKMPNFPLSRTEAGDIAAYIASLR, via the coding sequence ATGCACCAGCATTTGAGACGAATTTGCCTGCTGCTTGCCGTAACCTCGAGCTTCGGCACATCGTCGGCTCTCGCGGCCAATGCCGAACACGGTGCGGACCTCGCCAAACGCTGGTGCGCAAGCTGCCATGTCGTCGCGAACGGCCAAACCCAGGCGAGCGCTGACGTCCCCTCCTTTGCCTCCGTCGCGCGCAGGCCGGACTTCAGTCCGGAGAGGCTCGCCTTCTTCCTGCTTGATCCCCACCCGAAGATGCCGAATTTTCCCCTGAGCCGAACCGAAGCCGGCGACATCGCGGCCTACATCGCTTCGCTGCGCTAG
- a CDS encoding alpha/beta fold hydrolase produces MKRVFAILAFLCVLGVGEYFVVSRFAIRHETLALFDASRQRPISVDVAVRRDYETKANLGLWKLPLAIISNGNTVKATEYSFLANVLAARGYLVASIQQDLPSDPPLMTHVGQQYVGRREVYIRCEANILFALDKLKKQHENVDYDHITLVGHSNGGDVSMYVAHQHPELVSKVITLDNLRVPFVVSDGMKILSFRSKDPHFLTDPGVLPTPEEAKARGIDIVHTGAQHTEMSDRGPNSVKEKIQETLDRFLRDSASSALAPADTKTPMIMNPGDY; encoded by the coding sequence ATGAAGAGGGTGTTTGCAATCCTGGCGTTTCTCTGCGTCCTCGGCGTCGGGGAATATTTCGTCGTTAGTCGGTTCGCGATCCGCCATGAGACTTTGGCGCTGTTCGACGCCTCGCGGCAGCGGCCGATCTCGGTCGACGTGGCGGTGCGGCGCGATTACGAGACCAAGGCGAATCTCGGCCTCTGGAAACTCCCGCTCGCCATCATCAGCAACGGCAACACCGTCAAGGCCACCGAATACTCCTTCCTTGCCAACGTGCTTGCCGCGCGCGGCTATCTGGTTGCCAGCATCCAGCAGGACCTGCCGAGCGATCCGCCGCTGATGACCCATGTCGGTCAGCAATATGTCGGCCGGCGCGAGGTTTATATCCGCTGCGAAGCCAACATTCTGTTCGCGCTGGACAAGCTGAAGAAGCAGCACGAAAACGTCGATTACGACCACATCACCCTCGTCGGTCACTCCAACGGCGGCGATGTCTCCATGTATGTTGCCCATCAGCACCCGGAGCTGGTGTCGAAGGTGATCACGCTCGACAATCTGCGGGTGCCCTTCGTGGTCAGCGACGGCATGAAGATCCTGTCGTTCCGGTCAAAGGATCCGCATTTCCTGACCGATCCCGGCGTGCTGCCGACGCCGGAAGAAGCCAAGGCGCGCGGTATCGATATCGTCCACACTGGCGCGCAGCACACGGAAATGAGCGATCGCGGTCCCAACTCGGTCAAGGAGAAGATCCAGGAAACGCTCGACCGTTTCCTGCGCGACAGCGCCAGCAGCGCGCTTGCGCCGGCTGATACGAAAACCCCGATGATCATGAATCCGGGCGACTATTAG
- a CDS encoding ShlB/FhaC/HecB family hemolysin secretion/activation protein produces the protein MRITNPYRPIAKSPSNYGERFATYVEQRHLITALVMVVPIFAGISQAFAQQANQPGFDPRQPEKYFDNQTERESLSRPPVRLPGVGQPNTGGDTKPQFVLRGVNVSGAHTVSQDRIAAIYQPYLGKQVSQADLAAIAGAISDLYRAEGFHLSRAIVPPQDIADGRVRIQVIEGAIVQAELKGDGAEQFGVRPMLGPVLAEQPSRLATLERQLFLINGRPGVRITDTALEEIGGTTGRFRLTVVLKTWHAFSSFGLDNLGSSSVGPWQSYATGAFNSYLTPGDTLAVNLSTIANDPRQLGFARLSYDTPVGVDGVRLGASALYSAVRPGDARRLDSDITTTEAFELRASVVPLQSQSSTLTLTAATTFSNVSEHDRYGPWYNDHIRTASLTADYRLQDRFGGTNLATLTYRQGLDIFGASHFDDDLLSRDGASSNFSVLNLWFTRYQTLNDTWSLRLSAASQTASRPLFTSQQFYLGGVAFGRGYGAAEISGDNGLAGSLELRFDQKLNFRYWTGYQLYAFGDGGAVWNDGYRLSDGLSLASAGAGVRFFLPEDIQADLGVAVPLSYRAPDNERRSPRFLFTLSSAFRLCPERGKSGCS, from the coding sequence ATGCGGATAACGAACCCTTACCGCCCCATCGCAAAGTCTCCGTCAAACTACGGAGAGAGATTCGCGACGTACGTTGAGCAGCGGCATCTCATTACCGCGTTGGTGATGGTGGTACCGATCTTTGCGGGAATTTCCCAGGCGTTCGCACAACAGGCGAACCAGCCGGGTTTCGATCCGCGCCAGCCCGAGAAATATTTCGATAACCAAACCGAGCGGGAATCGCTGAGCCGGCCTCCGGTCCGGCTCCCGGGTGTCGGACAGCCCAACACCGGCGGCGATACCAAACCGCAATTCGTGCTGCGCGGCGTCAACGTCAGCGGCGCACACACCGTATCCCAAGATCGGATCGCCGCGATCTATCAGCCCTATCTCGGCAAGCAGGTCTCGCAGGCGGATCTCGCCGCGATCGCCGGCGCGATCAGCGATCTCTACCGCGCCGAGGGGTTCCATCTGAGCCGGGCCATCGTGCCGCCGCAGGACATTGCCGACGGCCGGGTACGGATCCAGGTGATCGAAGGCGCCATCGTACAGGCCGAGCTGAAAGGCGACGGCGCCGAGCAGTTCGGCGTAAGGCCGATGCTCGGGCCGGTTCTGGCCGAGCAGCCGTCGCGCCTTGCAACACTCGAACGCCAGCTCTTCCTCATCAACGGCAGGCCGGGCGTCCGGATCACCGATACCGCGCTGGAGGAGATCGGTGGCACGACCGGCCGCTTCCGTCTCACAGTCGTTTTGAAGACCTGGCACGCCTTCTCCTCGTTCGGTCTGGACAATCTCGGATCATCTTCCGTTGGCCCGTGGCAGAGCTACGCCACCGGCGCGTTCAACTCCTACCTCACGCCCGGCGACACGCTGGCAGTCAACCTGTCGACGATTGCCAACGATCCTCGCCAGCTCGGCTTTGCGCGGCTGTCCTACGACACGCCCGTCGGCGTCGACGGCGTGCGCCTCGGCGCTTCCGCCCTGTACAGCGCGGTCCGGCCGGGCGATGCCCGCCGCCTCGACAGCGATATCACGACGACCGAGGCGTTCGAGCTGCGCGCCAGCGTCGTCCCGCTGCAATCGCAATCCTCCACGCTCACGCTGACTGCGGCGACGACCTTCAGCAATGTGTCCGAGCACGACCGTTACGGTCCCTGGTACAACGATCATATCAGGACCGCGAGCCTGACCGCCGACTACCGGCTACAGGATCGCTTCGGTGGCACCAATCTTGCGACGCTGACCTACCGCCAGGGCCTCGACATCTTCGGCGCCTCGCATTTCGACGACGACCTGTTGTCGCGCGACGGCGCATCTTCGAACTTCTCGGTGCTGAACCTCTGGTTCACGCGCTACCAGACGCTCAACGATACCTGGTCGCTCAGGCTCTCCGCGGCGAGCCAGACCGCATCGCGGCCACTGTTCACCTCGCAGCAATTCTATCTCGGCGGCGTGGCCTTCGGCCGGGGCTATGGCGCAGCCGAGATCAGCGGCGACAACGGCCTTGCCGGCTCGCTCGAACTGCGCTTCGACCAGAAGCTCAATTTCCGCTACTGGACCGGCTATCAGCTCTACGCCTTTGGCGACGGCGGCGCCGTCTGGAACGACGGTTACCGCCTGAGTGACGGCCTGTCGCTCGCATCGGCCGGGGCCGGTGTGCGCTTCTTCCTGCCAGAGGATATCCAGGCCGATCTCGGCGTAGCGGTGCCCTTGAGCTACCGGGCACCGGACAACGAGCGCCGCAGCCCCCGCTTCCTGTTCACCCTGTCGAGCGCGTTCCGGCTCTGCCCCGAACGCGGCAAGTCCGGCTGTTCGTAG
- a CDS encoding FecR family protein, translated as MLGRIGMRCALVAALTLGTASAAFTAEDGVWSVSKATGEVWVATDGAQQVSLNQEATLKPGNTIRTGRNGRVLLVRGEETILISPNSVIGLPSEKKEGLSTTIIQRAGSILLEVEKRNVKHFEVETPYLAAVVKGTQFSVTVGAGSTKVGVLRGQVEVSDFKTGQIAQVMPGQAATVFEHGKPGLSLSGAGTFNPIEHGKPRASTIERVPVPKSGLSAPRNAASGHAIHALGPIDKGAKAAGVPKPSHQAAGGHVSKAGVVRISSSLGEVRLNVHKVTNGLAHGAVAPGQVRNANANAGPDTVWSDGKSNTPASNSSVQTAATTSGAAAAGNSASAASAAIAAAAAGASSDSPGANNGNSGGNGNSGNNGNGNSGNNGNGNHGATGNGRGNNGNGSGNGGGNGHGNAYGHNRR; from the coding sequence ATGCTTGGCAGAATTGGAATGCGGTGTGCCCTCGTGGCGGCGCTGACCCTTGGAACGGCTTCCGCTGCGTTTACCGCGGAGGATGGCGTCTGGTCGGTCAGCAAGGCCACCGGCGAGGTGTGGGTCGCGACCGACGGCGCGCAACAGGTCTCGCTGAACCAGGAAGCGACGCTCAAGCCCGGCAATACCATCCGCACCGGACGCAACGGCCGGGTGCTGCTCGTCCGCGGCGAGGAGACCATTCTGATCTCTCCCAACTCCGTGATCGGCTTGCCCTCGGAGAAGAAGGAGGGGCTCTCGACCACCATCATCCAGCGGGCGGGATCGATCCTGCTCGAGGTCGAGAAGCGCAACGTCAAGCATTTCGAGGTCGAGACGCCCTATCTCGCCGCCGTGGTCAAGGGAACGCAGTTCAGCGTCACGGTGGGAGCTGGCAGCACCAAGGTCGGCGTGCTCCGCGGCCAGGTCGAAGTCTCCGACTTCAAGACGGGACAGATTGCCCAGGTCATGCCGGGACAAGCGGCCACCGTGTTTGAGCACGGCAAGCCTGGACTCAGCTTGAGCGGCGCGGGGACGTTCAATCCGATCGAGCATGGCAAGCCGCGCGCCTCGACGATCGAGCGTGTCCCCGTCCCGAAATCGGGCCTGTCGGCGCCGCGCAATGCCGCGAGCGGCCATGCGATCCATGCGCTCGGTCCCATCGACAAGGGGGCCAAGGCGGCTGGCGTGCCGAAGCCGTCGCATCAGGCGGCTGGAGGTCATGTTTCCAAGGCCGGCGTCGTGCGCATCTCGAGCTCGCTCGGCGAAGTCAGGCTGAATGTCCACAAGGTCACGAATGGGCTCGCCCACGGCGCGGTTGCTCCCGGACAGGTGCGCAACGCGAACGCCAACGCCGGTCCTGACACGGTGTGGAGCGACGGCAAATCCAATACGCCGGCATCCAACAGCTCCGTCCAGACTGCGGCAACGACGAGCGGTGCGGCAGCTGCTGGCAACAGCGCCTCGGCTGCGAGTGCGGCGATCGCGGCAGCGGCAGCCGGTGCATCCAGCGACAGCCCCGGCGCCAACAACGGAAACTCCGGCGGCAACGGCAATTCCGGCAACAACGGCAACGGAAATAGCGGGAACAACGGCAACGGCAACCATGGTGCCACCGGCAACGGCAGGGGCAACAACGGCAACGGCAGTGGGAACGGCGGCGGCAACGGCCATGGCAATGCCTACGGCCACAACAGGCGCTGA